The following is a genomic window from uncultured Draconibacterium sp..
CAGTGAGCTGGCTTATTTCGAGCACTATTCGTTTCACCCACGGACGGTGGAACCGCTGGAATACGCTCATATCCCGATTCAGGTGCTGAATGCTGAAACTGCCAACGGAGATGTGCAAACGGTCATCAATACCGAGACTTACATTGAGGAGCAGATTGTAAAAAGTGTAGCCTGCACCGACGATATTTCGCTGCTAAAGTTGGATGGACCGGGCGTTGGTTTAAAACCGGGTATCCTGGCAAAAGTTACCAATCAGTTGAACGATGCCGGGCTAAACATTAAGTCGGTGATTACCTCGCAAACGTCTATCAACTTTATCTTGAGTAAAGAAAATGGTGCAAAAGCACTAAACCTAGTGCACAAATTGGGCTTTTCGGCTGTTACTGATATCAAAGTAGTGAACGACGTGGCATTGATTGGTATTGTTGGCCACGGAATGCAGCAGGCTTACGGCGTGTCGGCAAAGATATTTGCTGCGGTGGCTAATAACAAAATTAATGTAATACTAAGCGGCTCCGGCGCATCCGACCTGGTAAGCTATTTGGTGGTGCAGGAATTCGACAAAGAAAAAAGTGTAAGAGAAATTTATAACGCGTTTTTCTAATCTTGAAGAGAAAAGTAACATTTTAAAACAAAGATTTTATTATCCTTTTGGTTGTCGTCATTTTCCTTTAAAAAAGGGACAAAGATGAAAGTAAAGTTTCTGAGAATAAGATAGGGCCTTCATTAAAACGTTCTCCCCGTATAAGGGGAGATGCTGACAAGCAGAGGGGTAAAGAAAGAATTCAACAAGTTTCTAACTCAAAAAATTATAACAAAATGACAACTCAAAAATTAAATTTCGAAACACTGCAATTACATGCAGGACAACAACCCGATGTAACTACAAACTCGCGTGCTGTACCAATTTACCAAACATCATCGTATGTGTTTAACGATGCCGATCATGCGGCTAATTTGTTTGCCTTAAAAGAGTTTGGCAACATTTACACCCGAATTATGAACCCAACTTCGGATGTGTTCGAGCAGCGTGTTGCAGCACTTGAAGGGGGAGTGGCCGCTCTTTCTGTGGCTTCTGGGCATGCCGCGCAGTTTATTGCGTTGAATAATATTCTGGATATTGGCGATAATATTGTTTCGTCGCCTTATTTATACGGCGGAACTTACAACCAGTTTAAAGTTACTTTTAAACGACTGGGAATTGAAGCCCGCTTAACAGACGATTTGGAAGCTGCATCGTTCGAGAAACTTATTGATGAAAACACAAAAGCTATTTACCTTGAAACGATTGGAAATCCGGGATTTGTAATTCCTGATTTTGACGCGATTGCGGCTGTTGCTAAGAAGCACGATATTCCTTTTATTGTTGACAACACTTTTGCCGGCGGTGGTTACTTATTCCGTCCGATTGAGCACGGAGCCGACATCGTAGTGGAATCGGCAACCAAGTGGATTGGCGGTCACGGAACCAGCATTGGTGGGGTAATTGTTGACGCCGGAACCTACAACTGGGGCATGGCAAATTCCCTGGTTTCACTGAGCCATCGGAAGGTTACCACGGATTGAAATATTGGGATGTGTTCAATTTCGACGGACCATTCGGAAACATTGCATTTATTGTAAAAGCACGTGTTGAAGGATTGCGCGATTTTGGATCGGCAATCAGTCCGTTTAATTCGTTCCTGCTTCTTCAAGGGCTGGAAACATTGTCGCTAAGAATGGATAGACATGTGGAAAATACGCTGGCTGTGGCCAAGTGGCTTGAAGCACATCCGAAAGTGGAGAGTGTAAACTACCCGGGACTGGAAAGCAGCCCGTCGTATGCCAACGCACAGAAATATTTGCCTAAAGGTGCCGGAGGTGTGCTGTCGTTTAATGTGAAAGGAGATAAAGATACGGCGAACAATGTGGTAAATAACTTGGAGCTTGTAAGTCACCTGGCTAACGTTGGCGATGCTAAAACACTGATCATTCAACCGGCAGCAACAACGCACCAGCAATTGTCGGAAGAAGCGCAGGCAGCAGCAGGTGTAACACCTACACAATTGCGCGTAAGTGTTGGTCTGGAACATATCGACGATATTATTGCCGACTTTGAACAGGCACTTGCTAAAGTTTAATTAGATTTTTAGAGAATATTCACCTGCTGATTTCAGTTAGCAGGTGAATAAATATTTTCCAACTTCATAATGTTGGTTATTTTTGCGCGAACTAAAAAAGTAGCAATGTGGTAGGAATCGAATCCTCTTGTTACGAAAAAACGACTATAAAATGCCACTAAATATAAACGACAAATTACCGGCAATTGAGATCCTTCGCGAGGAGAATATTTTTGTAATAGATTCATCGCGGGCTTCGCACCAGGATATACGACCACTAAAAATTGTGATTTTAAACCTGATGCCGTTGAAAATATCAACAGAAACGGATTTGCTTCGTTTGTTGTCCAATTCGCCTTTGCAGATTGAAATCGACTTTCTGAAAATAAAAGGACATACGCCAAAGAATACGTCATCGGAGCACATGAGCGAGTTTTACGATACTTTTGATGAATTGAAAAACAAAAAGTACGACGGAATGATTATTACTGGCGCACCGGTTGAACAACTTGAATTTGAAGATGTAACGTATTGGGATGAAATGAAGGAGATCCTCGACTGGGCTGAGCATAACGTAACTTCGTCGTTGTTTATTTGTTGGGCGGCACAAGCGGCTTTATTTCATTATTATAAGGTTCCCAAATATCCGCTCAATAAAAAAATGTTTGGCGTTTTCGAACATCATTTGACCGATAATACGCTGCCAATATTCAGAGGTTTTGATGATGTCTTTTTTATACCACACTCGCGTCATACCGAAATTCGTAAAGAGGATATCGGGAAAGTAGATGAGCTGAAGGTTATTTCCTATTCGGATGAAGCCGGTGTGTCAATTGTAAAAGCTAAAAACGGCCGGCAATTGTTTGTCACCGGACACTCTGAATATTCACGAAACACCCTGGGAGGCGAGTATAAGCGTGATAAAGCCAAAAATTTACCCATCGAAATTCCTAAAAATTACTATCCGGATAACGATCCATCGAAAATTCCGGTTATGCGCTGGAAATCAACAGCAAACTTGTTGTTCTC
Proteins encoded in this region:
- the metA gene encoding homoserine O-succinyltransferase; its protein translation is MPLNINDKLPAIEILREENIFVIDSSRASHQDIRPLKIVILNLMPLKISTETDLLRLLSNSPLQIEIDFLKIKGHTPKNTSSEHMSEFYDTFDELKNKKYDGMIITGAPVEQLEFEDVTYWDEMKEILDWAEHNVTSSLFICWAAQAALFHYYKVPKYPLNKKMFGVFEHHLTDNTLPIFRGFDDVFFIPHSRHTEIRKEDIGKVDELKVISYSDEAGVSIVKAKNGRQLFVTGHSEYSRNTLGGEYKRDKAKNLPIEIPKNYYPDNDPSKIPVMRWKSTANLLFSNWLNYYVYQETPYDLEQIS
- a CDS encoding PLP-dependent transferase, which gives rise to MKYWDVFNFDGPFGNIAFIVKARVEGLRDFGSAISPFNSFLLLQGLETLSLRMDRHVENTLAVAKWLEAHPKVESVNYPGLESSPSYANAQKYLPKGAGGVLSFNVKGDKDTANNVVNNLELVSHLANVGDAKTLIIQPAATTHQQLSEEAQAAAGVTPTQLRVSVGLEHIDDIIADFEQALAKV
- a CDS encoding aminotransferase class I/II-fold pyridoxal phosphate-dependent enzyme, translating into MTTQKLNFETLQLHAGQQPDVTTNSRAVPIYQTSSYVFNDADHAANLFALKEFGNIYTRIMNPTSDVFEQRVAALEGGVAALSVASGHAAQFIALNNILDIGDNIVSSPYLYGGTYNQFKVTFKRLGIEARLTDDLEAASFEKLIDENTKAIYLETIGNPGFVIPDFDAIAAVAKKHDIPFIVDNTFAGGGYLFRPIEHGADIVVESATKWIGGHGTSIGGVIVDAGTYNWGMANSLVSLSHRKVTTD